In one Tachysurus vachellii isolate PV-2020 chromosome 24, HZAU_Pvac_v1, whole genome shotgun sequence genomic region, the following are encoded:
- the raph1b gene encoding ras-associated and pleckstrin homology domains-containing protein 1b isoform X4 codes for MDQVSDDELDHAAEEDSDKEDQDLDKMFGAWLGELDKITQSLDDERQPGKVQKAPLREETNLANFSYRFSMYNINEAINQGEPVDLDALMADLCSIEQELSTIGKPSSSSSSSSSSFSSSSSSSGRPTDQKSRQRAAQGRSASARHAGGSSGGSACSSSHASPAGTVRVGGGQSRPMLSNFSLDDITAQLEQASRSMDEAARQTSESSTSSSQLRRAGSLGGASDQEARSASRSSHSSVNSVSASSMDSLDIRGQDAETQNQTSTEHSYLDRETSLILKSIAGKPSHLLTKEEQAAKAKAEKIRVALEKIKEAQVKKLVIRVHMSDESSKTMMVDERQSVRQVLDSLLDKSHCGYSPDWALVETITELQMERIFEDHENLVENLLNWTRDSQNKLMFIERIEKYALFKNPQNYLLGKKETSEMADRNKEALLEECFCGGSVSVPEIEGVLWLKDDGKKSWKKRYFLLRASGIYFVPKGKAKASKDLVCFLQLDHVNVYYGQNYRSKYKAPTDYCLALKHPQIQKKSQYIKYLCCDDIRTLHQWVNGIRIAKYGKQLYLNYQEAMKRTEAAYDWSSLSSSSIKSGTSSVSNPESQSNHSSHTDSGVSDGTSSTHARSQSVVSSIFSEAWKRGTQMEESTRTRPESTRSSHSIHGVHGGHSSHAHFNTLHLAQQQHTTASVHLQQQVQPQSNSVPHPHVHPASHPFGSVTQASVQAPVPAPVPPALAPPQHSPSPPKIFPVALQSSSPVLSQPSLSPSKLSPVLPLPSPVLAQTSPAPPPPPPPPPPPPPVCVHHYSGPHIFAKYSTINRLKNASQAAKPHPQAQQVLPVPSSQPLKPLINNIPPGANVPPPPPPPPPATMPAPGSAMAVLKLGPPSPATQPLFTPPSPPLPSPPPASIKFQHIPPPTTTQSQPLPPPPPQVPIQSHPLPPPPPQVPIQSYPLPPPPPPAPIQSHTFPPPPAPVQSHSFPPPPAPIQSHSFPPPPAPVQSHFFPPPPPSATIQPHAFPSPPAPIQCHPLPPPPPPPPAPIQSHPLAPLPVSIHSQPFPPPPPPAPLQSEAFPPPPPPMQANSLPPPPQTAPPPLTCNGLKHILAQKFPKVPRDVSPPGCQTHSPPPPPPPPPPPPPTPPAPPLPPQQPFATAPPPPPPPPPPSAPGPPRALPKTFVGGFPPQTSPKPSGVSMQMSPVASLLTGPPPPPPPPPPPPASVKMHAPATLPKQQSITKTMPHLNQTSTTSSLVKQIASQFPGAVPIVANHVEGHKPPLSAPAVKTKPKWQPGGQVQQQQRSPEFPPPPSDTTLTFPPPPPPCPPPPGPAPPPPPPLPPAQLSSAVKAPSGYYGGSKKPPPTPLRNSSVKSDEYQESIRNLVGKFNPSSVSSASLSSGSPSKDSYAGPPAPPKPGKLNLANLPLALQNRVSQNQQSNTHCPSHAKTENNSFPPPPPPPPPPPPPHISNLPPPPPLPGTPKVAVVNPQPQPAWSKNSLKKTAPATSIRRNNTTPEPPPPCPPLQGAAPPTSPKGSTQPNFLEDLHRTLRRKSLRNSAAKMDPVATMDDMVLPPPPPELLDQQRLSGSGYMSNNISGYATIRRGPPPAPPKRDNSTKLTN; via the exons ATGGATCAGGTGTCCGACGATGAACTGGACCATGCTGCTGAGGAAGACAGCGATAAGGAGGATCAGGACCTGGATAAGATGTTTGGAGCCTGGCTAGGAGAGCTGGACAAAATcacacag AGTTTGGATGATGAGCGTCAACCGGGAAAAGTACAGAAAGCTCCTCTCAGAGAAGAGACCAACCTGGCCAACTTCTCCTACCGATTCTCCATGTACAATATCAACG AAGCCATAAACCAGGGTGAGCCGGTGGATCTGGACGCCCTCATGGCCGACCTGTGCTCCATCGAACAGGAGCTCAGCACCATCGGCAAGCCttcgtcctcctcctcttcttcctcttcttccttttcttcctcttcttcctcctccggTCGCCCCACAGACCAGAAGTCTCGCCAGCGGGCTGCACAAGGGCGTTCTGCCAGTGCCCGCCACGCCGGAGGTAGCAGTGGTGGGAGCGCGTGCAGCAGCAGCCATGCCTCGCCAGCAGGTACAGTGCGAGTGGGTGGCGGCCAGAGCCGACCGATGCTCTCCAACTTCTCTCTGGACGACATCACAGCCCAGCTGGAGCAGGCCTCACGCAGCATGGACGAAGCCGCCCGTCAGACCTCAGAGTCTTCCACGAGCAGCTCTCAGCTCAGGCGCGCGGGCTCGTTGGGCGGAGCCAGCGACCAGGAGGCGCGCTCCGCCAGCCGCTCATCTCACTCCAGCGTCAACTCCGTCTCCGCCTCTAGCATGGACTCGCTGGACATCAGAGGGCAGGATGCGGAGACACAGAACCAAACAAGCACAGAG CACTCCTACCTGGACAGGGAGACCTCTCTGATTCTCAAAAGTATTGCAGGAAAACCCTCTCACCTGCTGACCAAG GAGGAGCAGGCTGCCAAAGCAAAGGCGGAAAAAATTCGTGTGGCTCTGGAGAAAATTAAAGAAGCGCAGGTCAAAAag CTGGTGATCCGTGTGCACATGTCGGACGAAAGCTCGAAGACGATGATGGTAGACGAGCGGCAGAGTGTTAGGCAGGTGCTGGACAGCCTGCTGGATAAGTCCCACTGTGGATACAGTCCCGACTGGGCTCTGGTGGAGACCATCACCGAGCTACAGATGG AGCGTATTTTTGAGGACCATGAGAACCTGGTGGAGAACCTGCTTAACTGGACCAGAGACAGCCAGAACAAGCTCATGTTCATCGAGCGTATTGAGAAGTATGCACTCTTCAAGAACCCACAG AATTACCtgctggggaaaaaagagacaTCTGAGATGGCTGATAGAAACAAGGAGGCACTGCTGGAG GAGTGTTTTTGTGGTGGCTCCGTATCAGTGCCTGAGATTGAAGGAGTGCTCTGGCTAAAGGATGATGGGAAAAAGTCATGGAAGAAGCGATACTTCTTACTACGCGCATCTGGGATTTACTTTGTGCCGAAGGGCAAagctaag GCCTCTAAAGACTTGGTGTGCTTTCTGCAACTGGATCATGTGAATGTTTATTATGGACAAAACTACCGGAGCAAGTATAAAGCCCCCACTGACTACTGCCTTGCccttaag CATCCACAGATTCAGAAGAAGTCTCAGTACATCAAGTATCTGTGCTGTGATGATATCAGGACCCTGCACCAGTGGGTTAACGGGATCCGGATTGCTAAG TATGGGAAGCAGCTGTACCTGAACTATCAGGAAGCTATGAAACGCACCGAAGCCGCCTACGACTGGTCCTCTCTTTCCAGCTCCAGCATCAAGTCTGGCACCAGCTCAGTCAGCAACCCTG AGTCACAGTCCAACCATTCGAGTCATACAGACAGTGGGGTGTCAGATGGCACCTCGTCCACACATGCACGCTCGCAGAGTGTTGTCAGCTCCATCTTCTCCGAAGCCTGGAAGAGAGGCACGCAGATGGAGGAGAGTACCAGA ACAAGACCAGAGTCAACACGTTCAAGCCACTCTATCCACGGTGTCCATGGTGGCCACTCCAGCCATGCTCACTTTAACACACTCCATTTGGCACAGCAGCAGCATACAACTGCctcagtacatttacagcagcaaGTGCAGCCTCAGTCAAATTCCGtgccacacccacatgtgcATCCAGCCTCACATCCTTTTGGTAGTGTTACTCAAGCTTCAGTTCAAGCTCCCGTCCCAGCTCCCGTCCCGCCTGCTCTAGCTCCTCCTCAGCACTCTCCATCTCCACCCAAGATCTTTCCAGTTGCACTCCAGTCCTCCAGTCCAGTTCTGTCCCagccctctctttctccatccaaACTTTCACCAGTTCTGCCCTTGCCCTCTCCAGTTCTGGCCCAAACCTCTCCggcacctccaccaccaccaccgcctCCGCCACCCCCTCCTCCTGTCTGTGTCCATCACTACTCGGGTCCTCATATTTTTGCCAAATATAGCACCATCAACCGCCTGAAGAATGCCTCTCAGGCTGCTAAGCCACACCCTCAAGCACAGCAGGTACTTCCAGTACCATCCTCTCAACCTTTGAAGCCTCTCATCAACAATATACCACCAGGAGCAAATGTACCACCcccaccacctcctcctccaccagcAACCATGCCTGCTCCAGGTTCAGCCATGGCTGTACTGAAACTTGGTCCCCCAAGCCCAGCCACTCAGCCACTGTTTACCCCACCATCCCCACCACTGCCGTCTCCACCTCCAGCATCCATCAAATTCCAACATATTCCACCTCCAACAACAACCCAGTCCCAACCTCTACCCCCACCTCCACCTCAAGTACCCATCCAGTCTCACCCTCTACCCCCACCTCCACCTCAAGTACCCATCCAGTCCTACCCTCTacccccacctccacctccagcaCCTATCCAATCCCACACTTTTCCCCCACCTCCAGCACCTGTCCAATCCCACTCTTTTCCCCCACCTCCAGCACCTATTCAATCCCACTCTTTTCCCCCACCTCCAGCACCTGTCCAATCccacttttttcccccacctccaccttcagCAACTATTCAACCTCACGCTTTTCCCTCTCCTCCAGCACCTATCCAGTGTCATCCTttaccacctccaccaccaccacctccagcACCTATCCAATCCCACCCTCTTGCTCCGCTTCCAGTATCTATCCATTCCCAGCCTtttcctccacctccaccaccagcCCCTTTGCAATCTGAAGCGTTTCCGCCTCCCCCACCTCCAATGCAAGCCAACAGCCTGCCTCCTCCACCACAAACAGCCCCACCTCCATTAACTTGCAATGGCCTCAAACACATTCTGGCCCAGAAGTTCCCTAAAGTACCCAGGGATGTGTCTCCTCCAGGCTGTCAAACTCATtcaccaccacctcctccacctcctccaccaccaccacctcccaCTCCTCCCGCCCCTCCTCTCCCACCTCAGCAGCCTTTTGCgacagcaccaccaccaccccctccACCACCCCCACCATCTGCCCCAGGGCCACCTCGGGCATTGCCTAAAACTTTCGTTGGAGGATTTCCACCCCAGACTTCACCGAAACCATCAGGTGTTTCCATGCAGATGTCTCCAGTTGCTTCTCTTCTAACAGgtcctccaccacctcctccaccacctccaccccCACCTGCATCTGTAAAAATGCATGCACCAGCTACATTGCCCAAACAGCAGAGCATCACTAAGACGATGCCCCATTTGAACCAGACCTCCACTACATCATCTTTAGTCAAACAGATTGCCAGCCAGTTTCCGGGTGCTGTTCCCATAGTGGCCAACCATGTAGAGGGTCACAAACCCCCGCTATCAGCACCTGCAGTTAAGACTAAACCAAAATGGCAACCTGGAGGACAAGTTCAGCAACAGCAGCGTTCACCTGAGTTTCCACCACCACCTTCAGATACTACACTTACTTTTCCGCCACCACCACCCCCATGTCCACCTCCACCAGGTCCagcaccaccacctccaccaccacttcCCCCTGCACAGTTAAGTTCTGCAGTGAAGGCTCCCTCTGGATACTATGGAGGTAGCAAGAAGCCTCCCCCTACCCCTCTACGCAACTCCAGTGTCAAGTCCGATGAATACCAGGAGTCCATCCGAAATCTAGTGGGCAAGTTCAATCCCAGCTCAGTGTCTTCTGCTTCATTGTCTTCTGGTTCTCCTTCCAAGGACTCCTATGCTGGACCACCTGCACCACCTAAACCTGGCAAGCTTAACTTGGCCAACTTACCACTGGCTTTGCAGAACAGAGTAAGTCAAAACCAGCAGAGCAACACACATTGTCCCTCCCATGCCAAAACTGAGAATAATagctttcctcctcctcctcctcctcctcctcctcctcctccaccacacATATCTAATctcccacctccaccaccatTACCAGGGACCCCAAAAGTAGCTGTGGTGAACCCCCAGCCCCAGCCTGCTTGGAGCAAGAACTCCCTGAAGAAGACAGCACCTGCTACATCTATACGGCGCAACAATACAACTCCTGAGCCTCCACCACCATGCCCACCTCTGCAGGGAGCAGCACCTCCAACTTCTCCAAAAGGAAGTACTCAACCAAACTTTCTAGAGGACTTGCACCGGACACTGAGGCGCAAGTCTTTGAGAAACTCTGCAGCCAAGATGGACCCTGTGGCCACCATGGATGACATGGTACTGCCTCCACCTCCTCCAGAGCTTCTTGACCAGCAGAGACTTAGCGGGAGTGGATATATGTCCAATAACATCTCTGGCTATGCAACAATAAGGCGAGGCCCACCGCCTGCCCCACCTAAACGGGACAACAGCACCAAATTGACAAACTGA
- the raph1b gene encoding ras-associated and pleckstrin homology domains-containing protein 1b isoform X3 encodes MDQVSDDELDHAAEEDSDKEDQDLDKMFGAWLGELDKITQSLDDERQPGKVQKAPLREETNLANFSYRFSMYNINEAINQGEPVDLDALMADLCSIEQELSTIGKPSSSSSSSSSSFSSSSSSSGRPTDQKSRQRAAQGRSASARHAGGSSGGSACSSSHASPAGTVRVGGGQSRPMLSNFSLDDITAQLEQASRSMDEAARQTSESSTSSSQLRRAGSLGGASDQEARSASRSSHSSVNSVSASSMDSLDIRGQDAETQNQTSTEHASLRRVNGNAARRHLDFTSREGEVDQCTEEQAAKAKAEKIRVALEKIKEAQVKKLVIRVHMSDESSKTMMVDERQSVRQVLDSLLDKSHCGYSPDWALVETITELQMERIFEDHENLVENLLNWTRDSQNKLMFIERIEKYALFKNPQNYLLGKKETSEMADRNKEALLEECFCGGSVSVPEIEGVLWLKDDGKKSWKKRYFLLRASGIYFVPKGKAKASKDLVCFLQLDHVNVYYGQNYRSKYKAPTDYCLALKHPQIQKKSQYIKYLCCDDIRTLHQWVNGIRIAKYGKQLYLNYQEAMKRTEAAYDWSSLSSSSIKSGTSSVSNPESQSNHSSHTDSGVSDGTSSTHARSQSVVSSIFSEAWKRGTQMEESTRTRPESTRSSHSIHGVHGGHSSHAHFNTLHLAQQQHTTASVHLQQQVQPQSNSVPHPHVHPASHPFGSVTQASVQAPVPAPVPPALAPPQHSPSPPKIFPVALQSSSPVLSQPSLSPSKLSPVLPLPSPVLAQTSPAPPPPPPPPPPPPPVCVHHYSGPHIFAKYSTINRLKNASQAAKPHPQAQQVLPVPSSQPLKPLINNIPPGANVPPPPPPPPPATMPAPGSAMAVLKLGPPSPATQPLFTPPSPPLPSPPPASIKFQHIPPPTTTQSQPLPPPPPQVPIQSHPLPPPPPQVPIQSYPLPPPPPPAPIQSHTFPPPPAPVQSHSFPPPPAPIQSHSFPPPPAPVQSHFFPPPPPSATIQPHAFPSPPAPIQCHPLPPPPPPPPAPIQSHPLAPLPVSIHSQPFPPPPPPAPLQSEAFPPPPPPMQANSLPPPPQTAPPPLTCNGLKHILAQKFPKVPRDVSPPGCQTHSPPPPPPPPPPPPPTPPAPPLPPQQPFATAPPPPPPPPPPSAPGPPRALPKTFVGGFPPQTSPKPSGVSMQMSPVASLLTGPPPPPPPPPPPPASVKMHAPATLPKQQSITKTMPHLNQTSTTSSLVKQIASQFPGAVPIVANHVEGHKPPLSAPAVKTKPKWQPGGQVQQQQRSPEFPPPPSDTTLTFPPPPPPCPPPPGPAPPPPPPLPPAQLSSAVKAPSGYYGGSKKPPPTPLRNSSVKSDEYQESIRNLVGKFNPSSVSSASLSSGSPSKDSYAGPPAPPKPGKLNLANLPLALQNRVSQNQQSNTHCPSHAKTENNSFPPPPPPPPPPPPPHISNLPPPPPLPGTPKVAVVNPQPQPAWSKNSLKKTAPATSIRRNNTTPEPPPPCPPLQGAAPPTSPKGSTQPNFLEDLHRTLRRKSLRNSAAKMDPVATMDDMVLPPPPPELLDQQRLSGSGYMSNNISGYATIRRGPPPAPPKRDNSTKLTN; translated from the exons ATGGATCAGGTGTCCGACGATGAACTGGACCATGCTGCTGAGGAAGACAGCGATAAGGAGGATCAGGACCTGGATAAGATGTTTGGAGCCTGGCTAGGAGAGCTGGACAAAATcacacag AGTTTGGATGATGAGCGTCAACCGGGAAAAGTACAGAAAGCTCCTCTCAGAGAAGAGACCAACCTGGCCAACTTCTCCTACCGATTCTCCATGTACAATATCAACG AAGCCATAAACCAGGGTGAGCCGGTGGATCTGGACGCCCTCATGGCCGACCTGTGCTCCATCGAACAGGAGCTCAGCACCATCGGCAAGCCttcgtcctcctcctcttcttcctcttcttccttttcttcctcttcttcctcctccggTCGCCCCACAGACCAGAAGTCTCGCCAGCGGGCTGCACAAGGGCGTTCTGCCAGTGCCCGCCACGCCGGAGGTAGCAGTGGTGGGAGCGCGTGCAGCAGCAGCCATGCCTCGCCAGCAGGTACAGTGCGAGTGGGTGGCGGCCAGAGCCGACCGATGCTCTCCAACTTCTCTCTGGACGACATCACAGCCCAGCTGGAGCAGGCCTCACGCAGCATGGACGAAGCCGCCCGTCAGACCTCAGAGTCTTCCACGAGCAGCTCTCAGCTCAGGCGCGCGGGCTCGTTGGGCGGAGCCAGCGACCAGGAGGCGCGCTCCGCCAGCCGCTCATCTCACTCCAGCGTCAACTCCGTCTCCGCCTCTAGCATGGACTCGCTGGACATCAGAGGGCAGGATGCGGAGACACAGAACCAAACAAGCACAGAG CATGCCTCATTGAGAAGGGTCAATGGTAACGCTGCCAGACGGCACCTTGACTTCACCTCCCGCGAGGGGGAAGTGGATCAGtgcact GAGGAGCAGGCTGCCAAAGCAAAGGCGGAAAAAATTCGTGTGGCTCTGGAGAAAATTAAAGAAGCGCAGGTCAAAAag CTGGTGATCCGTGTGCACATGTCGGACGAAAGCTCGAAGACGATGATGGTAGACGAGCGGCAGAGTGTTAGGCAGGTGCTGGACAGCCTGCTGGATAAGTCCCACTGTGGATACAGTCCCGACTGGGCTCTGGTGGAGACCATCACCGAGCTACAGATGG AGCGTATTTTTGAGGACCATGAGAACCTGGTGGAGAACCTGCTTAACTGGACCAGAGACAGCCAGAACAAGCTCATGTTCATCGAGCGTATTGAGAAGTATGCACTCTTCAAGAACCCACAG AATTACCtgctggggaaaaaagagacaTCTGAGATGGCTGATAGAAACAAGGAGGCACTGCTGGAG GAGTGTTTTTGTGGTGGCTCCGTATCAGTGCCTGAGATTGAAGGAGTGCTCTGGCTAAAGGATGATGGGAAAAAGTCATGGAAGAAGCGATACTTCTTACTACGCGCATCTGGGATTTACTTTGTGCCGAAGGGCAAagctaag GCCTCTAAAGACTTGGTGTGCTTTCTGCAACTGGATCATGTGAATGTTTATTATGGACAAAACTACCGGAGCAAGTATAAAGCCCCCACTGACTACTGCCTTGCccttaag CATCCACAGATTCAGAAGAAGTCTCAGTACATCAAGTATCTGTGCTGTGATGATATCAGGACCCTGCACCAGTGGGTTAACGGGATCCGGATTGCTAAG TATGGGAAGCAGCTGTACCTGAACTATCAGGAAGCTATGAAACGCACCGAAGCCGCCTACGACTGGTCCTCTCTTTCCAGCTCCAGCATCAAGTCTGGCACCAGCTCAGTCAGCAACCCTG AGTCACAGTCCAACCATTCGAGTCATACAGACAGTGGGGTGTCAGATGGCACCTCGTCCACACATGCACGCTCGCAGAGTGTTGTCAGCTCCATCTTCTCCGAAGCCTGGAAGAGAGGCACGCAGATGGAGGAGAGTACCAGA ACAAGACCAGAGTCAACACGTTCAAGCCACTCTATCCACGGTGTCCATGGTGGCCACTCCAGCCATGCTCACTTTAACACACTCCATTTGGCACAGCAGCAGCATACAACTGCctcagtacatttacagcagcaaGTGCAGCCTCAGTCAAATTCCGtgccacacccacatgtgcATCCAGCCTCACATCCTTTTGGTAGTGTTACTCAAGCTTCAGTTCAAGCTCCCGTCCCAGCTCCCGTCCCGCCTGCTCTAGCTCCTCCTCAGCACTCTCCATCTCCACCCAAGATCTTTCCAGTTGCACTCCAGTCCTCCAGTCCAGTTCTGTCCCagccctctctttctccatccaaACTTTCACCAGTTCTGCCCTTGCCCTCTCCAGTTCTGGCCCAAACCTCTCCggcacctccaccaccaccaccgcctCCGCCACCCCCTCCTCCTGTCTGTGTCCATCACTACTCGGGTCCTCATATTTTTGCCAAATATAGCACCATCAACCGCCTGAAGAATGCCTCTCAGGCTGCTAAGCCACACCCTCAAGCACAGCAGGTACTTCCAGTACCATCCTCTCAACCTTTGAAGCCTCTCATCAACAATATACCACCAGGAGCAAATGTACCACCcccaccacctcctcctccaccagcAACCATGCCTGCTCCAGGTTCAGCCATGGCTGTACTGAAACTTGGTCCCCCAAGCCCAGCCACTCAGCCACTGTTTACCCCACCATCCCCACCACTGCCGTCTCCACCTCCAGCATCCATCAAATTCCAACATATTCCACCTCCAACAACAACCCAGTCCCAACCTCTACCCCCACCTCCACCTCAAGTACCCATCCAGTCTCACCCTCTACCCCCACCTCCACCTCAAGTACCCATCCAGTCCTACCCTCTacccccacctccacctccagcaCCTATCCAATCCCACACTTTTCCCCCACCTCCAGCACCTGTCCAATCCCACTCTTTTCCCCCACCTCCAGCACCTATTCAATCCCACTCTTTTCCCCCACCTCCAGCACCTGTCCAATCccacttttttcccccacctccaccttcagCAACTATTCAACCTCACGCTTTTCCCTCTCCTCCAGCACCTATCCAGTGTCATCCTttaccacctccaccaccaccacctccagcACCTATCCAATCCCACCCTCTTGCTCCGCTTCCAGTATCTATCCATTCCCAGCCTtttcctccacctccaccaccagcCCCTTTGCAATCTGAAGCGTTTCCGCCTCCCCCACCTCCAATGCAAGCCAACAGCCTGCCTCCTCCACCACAAACAGCCCCACCTCCATTAACTTGCAATGGCCTCAAACACATTCTGGCCCAGAAGTTCCCTAAAGTACCCAGGGATGTGTCTCCTCCAGGCTGTCAAACTCATtcaccaccacctcctccacctcctccaccaccaccacctcccaCTCCTCCCGCCCCTCCTCTCCCACCTCAGCAGCCTTTTGCgacagcaccaccaccaccccctccACCACCCCCACCATCTGCCCCAGGGCCACCTCGGGCATTGCCTAAAACTTTCGTTGGAGGATTTCCACCCCAGACTTCACCGAAACCATCAGGTGTTTCCATGCAGATGTCTCCAGTTGCTTCTCTTCTAACAGgtcctccaccacctcctccaccacctccaccccCACCTGCATCTGTAAAAATGCATGCACCAGCTACATTGCCCAAACAGCAGAGCATCACTAAGACGATGCCCCATTTGAACCAGACCTCCACTACATCATCTTTAGTCAAACAGATTGCCAGCCAGTTTCCGGGTGCTGTTCCCATAGTGGCCAACCATGTAGAGGGTCACAAACCCCCGCTATCAGCACCTGCAGTTAAGACTAAACCAAAATGGCAACCTGGAGGACAAGTTCAGCAACAGCAGCGTTCACCTGAGTTTCCACCACCACCTTCAGATACTACACTTACTTTTCCGCCACCACCACCCCCATGTCCACCTCCACCAGGTCCagcaccaccacctccaccaccacttcCCCCTGCACAGTTAAGTTCTGCAGTGAAGGCTCCCTCTGGATACTATGGAGGTAGCAAGAAGCCTCCCCCTACCCCTCTACGCAACTCCAGTGTCAAGTCCGATGAATACCAGGAGTCCATCCGAAATCTAGTGGGCAAGTTCAATCCCAGCTCAGTGTCTTCTGCTTCATTGTCTTCTGGTTCTCCTTCCAAGGACTCCTATGCTGGACCACCTGCACCACCTAAACCTGGCAAGCTTAACTTGGCCAACTTACCACTGGCTTTGCAGAACAGAGTAAGTCAAAACCAGCAGAGCAACACACATTGTCCCTCCCATGCCAAAACTGAGAATAATagctttcctcctcctcctcctcctcctcctcctcctcctccaccacacATATCTAATctcccacctccaccaccatTACCAGGGACCCCAAAAGTAGCTGTGGTGAACCCCCAGCCCCAGCCTGCTTGGAGCAAGAACTCCCTGAAGAAGACAGCACCTGCTACATCTATACGGCGCAACAATACAACTCCTGAGCCTCCACCACCATGCCCACCTCTGCAGGGAGCAGCACCTCCAACTTCTCCAAAAGGAAGTACTCAACCAAACTTTCTAGAGGACTTGCACCGGACACTGAGGCGCAAGTCTTTGAGAAACTCTGCAGCCAAGATGGACCCTGTGGCCACCATGGATGACATGGTACTGCCTCCACCTCCTCCAGAGCTTCTTGACCAGCAGAGACTTAGCGGGAGTGGATATATGTCCAATAACATCTCTGGCTATGCAACAATAAGGCGAGGCCCACCGCCTGCCCCACCTAAACGGGACAACAGCACCAAATTGACAAACTGA